From Deinococcus aquiradiocola:
TGCGGCCAGTCTCGGCGGTCGTGCTGGCGGCCGCGTCACCGGTCGTCCCGGAGCGTGCGGGCGCGCGGGACGCTTCCGGCGTGACGGGAATCCCGTTCACGCCCTGGCCCCGCGCGACCTCGGGCGCGGCCTGCTCGGGGGCCGCCGTGCCCTGCGGCGCGCCGCGCGGCGCTTCCGCCTGCGGGTCCGCACTGCCCGCCGCCGCCGTGCGGGACGGGACGGGCGCGTCCGTGGGGGCGGGCACCTGCGCGTCCTCGCGGCGCGGGAGGGCCGTCACCTCCTCGCTCGGCGCGTCCGGCGGCGTCCGGTCCACCTGGGCGGCCGCGTCCGGGGTGGTGTCCGGCTGGGGCGCGTCCGCCGGGCTGGCGGGACGGGCCGCTTCCGGCACCGGGTCCGTGACGGCGGCGGGCGGGGCGGCCTCGCTGGACCGTGCGGGTGCGGGGGTGACCGTGACGGCCGTGTCGGGCGCGGAAGTCCGGGCGGGCGCGGCAGGGGACGCCGCTGCCGGAGCCGCTACGGCCGGAGCGGCGCTCGATCCGCCTGAGCGCGCGGCGGGAGCGGGCGTGGCAGGAGGTTGGGCCGTGGGCTGCGGTACAGCGGGCTTCGCGGCGGCGGGCGTCTGGGTGGCAGGCGGCTGGGTCGCGGGTTGACGGGCGGCAGGCTTCGCTGCGGCGGGCGTGCGGGTCGCCTGCGGCCTGACGGTGGGTTTCGGCGCGGCGGAGGGCCGGAGTGTCACTGTGGGCGTGGCGGCCTGCGGCGTCTCCGGGGCGAGCGTCACGACCTCCATCGGCGCGCGGTTCGCCTGCGGAGGCGCGGACCGGGTGGGTGCGTCCAGGCGCGAGGCGAGCAGCCCGAGCAGCAGCGCGCCGTGCACCACGACTGCCAGGCCCAGCGCGCGCCTCCGGTCCTGCGGGCCCTCCCCGGACGGGCGGACGCTAGCGGGTGCGAGTGCCGAGCGCAAGCCGCTCCCCTCCCGCGCGCTTGATGACGTCCATCACCTGCACCACCGACCCGTAATTGCCGCTCTCGTCGGCCCGCAGGCCCACCAGACCGCCGGACGTTCTGATCAGCGGTTTCAGCTGCTCGCCCAGCCGCGAGAGGGTCGTGGCCGTGCCGTTCAGGTACACCTTGCCGTCCCGCGTGACGCTCACGAGCGGCAGGTCCGGCGTTTCCTTGACGGTGGTGCTGGCGCGCGGCAGGTCCAGCGGGAGCGCGTTCTGCCGCGCGGCGAGGTTGCTGGTCAGCAGGAAGAAGATCAGCAGGAGCAGCACCACGTCCACCATCGGCGCGAAATCGAAGGTGACGTGCGTCTCCTCCCGGAAGCGGCGTCTCACCGGCGCGCTCCGACCTGTGCCGCGCCGGGCGCGAACTCGAAGTCCAGGCCGCGGGGTTCCGGGGTGCGGGCGGCCGGGCGGGCGAGCCAGCCGGGCAGTTCCTCACGGACGCGCTCCATGCTGACGGCCACGCGGTCCGCGCGGGCCTTGAGGGCGCCGCGCGCCACGTACGCGACGATGGCCACGATCAGGCCCGCGCCGGTGTTCACGAGCGCCTCGCTGATGCCCGTCGCGAGCTGCGCGGTGGTGGGCGCGCTCGTCTGACTGAACACCAGGAAGGAGCGCACCATGCCGATCACGGTGCCGAGCAGGCCCAGCAGCGGCCCGATCTGCGCGGCGGTGCCGAGCGCCTGGATGCCCGCGTACAGGCGCGCGTCCTCGGCGAGCACGGCGGCGTTCATGGCGCCGATGGCGGCGTCCTGGCCCCGGTCGGCGCGGGCCAGACCGGCGCGCATGACGTTCGCGGCGGGCGCGGCGGTGGGCGTGCGGTCCAGTTCCGCCAGGGCCGCCTGTGGGCCGCTCTCGGCGGTGGTGGCACGCAGGCGTTCGATGAGGGCGTCCACGTTCACGCCGAGGCGCCCGAGGACCTGCACGCGCAGCAGCGTCAGGTACACCACGTACAGGGACAGCAGCAGCAGCACCCACAGCAGCGGGCCAGCGGACGCCAGCAGTTGGAGCAGATTCAGGTTCACCCGTCAGGGCTACCATGTGGCCGCGTGGCAAGCGTGAAGTGAGCGTGTGGAGCGCAGTTCATGAAGGTGCGCGGGGCCGTGTGGTCCGGGCGGCCCTGCCGTGAGGGCGCGCCCCGCGAAAGTTGAGTGAGTCACTAGTCTTTCTGCCCCCCAACCCCTAAAATAAAGCGGTAAGTAGGAACCATTCGCAAGAAGCCGTCTGAGATGCAGCGGCCCACCCCCAGGAGCACCCATGAGCGAACACCAGATCGAGATCCGCAACCTCCACGCCAGCGTCGGCGACCTGCCCATCCTCAAGGGCATCAACCTCACCATCCCGCGCGGCGAACTGCACGCCGTCATGGGACCCAACGGCAACGGCAAGAGCACCCTCGCCAAGGTCATCGTCGGCGACCCCGAATACACCGTCACCGAAGGCGAGATCCTCGTGGACGGACAGAACATCCTCGAGATGGAACCCGACGAACGCGCCCGCCTCGGCGTCTTCCTCGCCTTCCAGTACCCCGTCGAGATTCCCGGCGTCACCATCGCCAACTTCCTGCGCCTCGCCATGCAGGCCCGCAAGGCCGAAGGCGAAGAGGTGTCCTTCACCGAGTTCTACGGCAAACTCCAGGCGGCCCTCAAGGTCCTCGAATGGGACGAGAGCATCGTGGAACGCTACCTCAACGAGGGCTTCAGCGGCGGCGAGAAGAAACGCAACGAGATCCTCCAGATGCTGATGCTCGACCCCAGCTACATCATCATGGACGAAACCGACAGCGGCCTCGACGTGGACGCCCTGCGCATCGTCGCGCGCGGCGTGAACAGCCTGCGCGGCCCCAAACTCGGCGGCCTGATCATCACGCACTACCAGCGCCTCCTCGACTACATCGTGCCGGACAAGGTCCACATCATCGTGCAGGGCAAAGTCGTCCAGACGGGCGGCCCCGAACTCGCCAAGAAACTCGACACCGAAGGCTACGACTGGGTCAAGGAACTGGCGACCGCCTGACCGCGGCGTCCAGAGGTCAGGGGTCGAACAGTCCAGAACCCTCAGGCAGCACGCCCCCCGGACACGGCCTTCCCTCGACCCTCTGACCCCCAGACCCTCAGACCCTCCCAAGGAGTCACCATGACCGTTAATCCCGAAGCGTCCAACATCAACACCGAGTACGAGTACGGCTGGAGCAACCCCGAACGCTACGCCATCAAGGCCCCCAAGGGCCTGAGCCGCGAAGTGGTCGAGATGATCAGCAAGGCCAAGGACGAGCCGCAGTGGATGCTCGACTTCCGCCTCAAGGCGCTCGACATCTTCTACAGCAAACCCATCCCCGAATGGGGCGCGGACCTGTCCGGCCTGAACCTCGACGAGATCTACTACTACATCAAACCCGAAGGCCACAACGCCCGCAGCTGGGACGACGTGCCCGACGACGTCAAACAGACCTTCGAACGCCTCGGCATCCCCGAAGCGGAACGCGCCGCGCTCGCCGGTGTCGGCGCGCAGTACGAGTCCGAGATGGTCTACCACAACCTCAAGGACGAGTGGGAGAAGCTCGGCGTGGTGTTCCTCAGCATCGAGGACGGCCTGAGGGAATACCCCGACCTGTTCCGCGAGCACTTCGCCACCATCATCCCTCCCGAAGACAACAAGTTCGCGGCCGTGAACAGCGCCGTGTGGTCCGGCGGGTCCTTCGTGTACGTCCCCAAGGGCGTCAAGGTGGACATCCCCCTCCAGACGTACTTCCGCATCAACGCCGAGAGCAGCGGCCAGTTCGAACGCACCCTCATCATCATCGACGAGGGCGCCCAGGCGCACTACATCGAAGGCTGCACCGCGCCCGCCTACAACAGCGACAGCTTCCACAGCGGCGTCATCGAGATCGTCGTCAAGGAAGGCGCCCGCTTCCGGTACAGCACCATCCAGAACTGGAGCCACAACGTCTACAACCTCGTCACGCAGCGCGCCGCCGTGTACAAGAACGGCGTCATGGAATGGGTGGACGGCAACCTCGGCAGCAAGGTCACCATGAAGTACCCCGCCTGCTACCTCCTCGAAGAAGGCGCGCGCGGCGAAGTGCTCAGCATCGCCATGGCCGGACGCGGCCAGCACCAGGACGCCGGCGCCAAGATCGTGCACTTCGCGCCGCACACCTCGGGCAGCATCGTCAGCAAGAGCATCAGCAAGGACAGCGGGCGCAGCAGCTACCGCGGCCTCGTCAAGATCTACGAGGGGGCCACCGGCGCCAAAACCAACGTCGAATGCGACGCGCTCCTCCTCGACGAGGAAGCCCGCACCGACACCTACCCCTACATCGAGATCGAAGAGAAGACTGCCCGCGTCGGCCACGAGGCCACGGTCAGCAAGATCAACGACGAGCAGATCCTGTACCTGCAGAGCCGCGGCCTGAGCGAAGACCAGGCGGCCGGACTCATCGTGCGCGGCTTCATCGAACCCATCGCCAAGGAACTCCCCCTGGAGTACGCCGTCGAACTGAACCGCCTCATCGAACTGGAGATGGAAGGCAGCGTCGGCTGAGGGATGCCTGCATCGGCACCCGCCATCCTGGGCGCAGTCCTTCTGGGAGTGACTGTGACAGGCTGGCCGGTGCTGACCCTCACGTTTGACCCAAATATTTTCAAGCGTGCTTCGTACCGGTTCACCCATAAGGTCTACGACATGCAGGATGTCGGTACGAGCTACCCGAAGCGCGAAGTGGCCGTGCAGCTCAGGAATGCCGACTCCCCTGCCGCAGATGCCAACGCCTGCATTCGGGCGTTCGAGATCCTCTCCGTGAACGAAGACCAGACGGCCACCTGCAGGGTCTTCGCGAACAGAGCGTCCTACGAGCGGTAAGGGCAGGCGACCTGAGCTGCGAACTGGTACGGGCCATGCAGATGCCGTACGGCACCGCCGGTAGCGCCGTGACCACCCTCCATACCGGACCGCGCTGTCCCTGAGCACCTGCCGAGGAGTCCACTTGAAACTCAATCACATCAACTTAGGCGTGACGGACGTGCCTGCCGCCGTGGACATCTTCGAGCGGTTTTTCGGGTTGCGTCAGGCGGAGGGCATGCCCCGCGACGACGCCATGACCTTCCTGCGTGACGACGACGACGCCCTGATCTCGGTGTTCAGGGCGAAGGACGTGACGTACCCGAAGGTCTTTCATATCGGCTTTCTGCAGGATTCGCCGGAGCAGGTGCGGGCCATTCACGCGCAGCTCACGTCAGGCGGCTTCCAGATTCCCGCTCCGACCGAGAACCACGGTCGCCTGACGTTCTACTTCAACACCCCGGTCGGCTTCGTCATCGAGGTCGAATCGTTCATCGGCTGAGCAGTGCCCGGCGTGGCCTGCCTCGTTTCACTGGAGTACACATGACTCAACCCTTTACTGAGGACCTCATCATCACGACCGGCCCGGAGTGGCTGACCGCCAAGCGCCGGGAGTCCCTGGCGCTGTTCAACGGCCTGGAGCTGCCCAGCGA
This genomic window contains:
- a CDS encoding MotA/TolQ/ExbB proton channel family protein, producing the protein MNLLQLLASAGPLLWVLLLLSLYVVYLTLLRVQVLGRLGVNVDALIERLRATTAESGPQAALAELDRTPTAAPAANVMRAGLARADRGQDAAIGAMNAAVLAEDARLYAGIQALGTAAQIGPLLGLLGTVIGMVRSFLVFSQTSAPTTAQLATGISEALVNTGAGLIVAIVAYVARGALKARADRVAVSMERVREELPGWLARPAARTPEPRGLDFEFAPGAAQVGARR
- a CDS encoding ExbD/TolR family protein, which translates into the protein MRRRFREETHVTFDFAPMVDVVLLLLIFFLLTSNLAARQNALPLDLPRASTTVKETPDLPLVSVTRDGKVYLNGTATTLSRLGEQLKPLIRTSGGLVGLRADESGNYGSVVQVMDVIKRAGGERLALGTRTR
- the sufC gene encoding Fe-S cluster assembly ATPase SufC, giving the protein MSEHQIEIRNLHASVGDLPILKGINLTIPRGELHAVMGPNGNGKSTLAKVIVGDPEYTVTEGEILVDGQNILEMEPDERARLGVFLAFQYPVEIPGVTIANFLRLAMQARKAEGEEVSFTEFYGKLQAALKVLEWDESIVERYLNEGFSGGEKKRNEILQMLMLDPSYIIMDETDSGLDVDALRIVARGVNSLRGPKLGGLIITHYQRLLDYIVPDKVHIIVQGKVVQTGGPELAKKLDTEGYDWVKELATA
- the sufB gene encoding Fe-S cluster assembly protein SufB, with protein sequence MTVNPEASNINTEYEYGWSNPERYAIKAPKGLSREVVEMISKAKDEPQWMLDFRLKALDIFYSKPIPEWGADLSGLNLDEIYYYIKPEGHNARSWDDVPDDVKQTFERLGIPEAERAALAGVGAQYESEMVYHNLKDEWEKLGVVFLSIEDGLREYPDLFREHFATIIPPEDNKFAAVNSAVWSGGSFVYVPKGVKVDIPLQTYFRINAESSGQFERTLIIIDEGAQAHYIEGCTAPAYNSDSFHSGVIEIVVKEGARFRYSTIQNWSHNVYNLVTQRAAVYKNGVMEWVDGNLGSKVTMKYPACYLLEEGARGEVLSIAMAGRGQHQDAGAKIVHFAPHTSGSIVSKSISKDSGRSSYRGLVKIYEGATGAKTNVECDALLLDEEARTDTYPYIEIEEKTARVGHEATVSKINDEQILYLQSRGLSEDQAAGLIVRGFIEPIAKELPLEYAVELNRLIELEMEGSVG
- a CDS encoding VOC family protein, giving the protein MKLNHINLGVTDVPAAVDIFERFFGLRQAEGMPRDDAMTFLRDDDDALISVFRAKDVTYPKVFHIGFLQDSPEQVRAIHAQLTSGGFQIPAPTENHGRLTFYFNTPVGFVIEVESFIG